Proteins encoded by one window of Streptomyces uncialis:
- a CDS encoding glycoside hydrolase family 18 protein: MRRRILARLAIATCAASLPVSLMVTAPASADTSSSQKDKKNQPDLRRIGYFTQWGVYGRDFQVQDLDKSGAAARLTHINYAFGNVNPEGKCFIESIPGEGDPWADYVRPIDAANSVDGVADNDTQRLAGNFNQLAELKKKHPGLKVMISLGGWSWSTHFSNAVSTPAKRTALVKSCVDLYIKGNLPVDGARGGEGAAAGVFDGIDVDWEWPGSSGDDDTPYTPADKKNFTALISEFRTELDAYAKSQKKRQRYELSAYVPTAPAKIDAGFEVRKIMRDFDFVNLQGYDFHVSGERTTNQQSALYAKNDFSVHQTVNDWLRRGAPAHKLVVGMPLYGQGWTGVTGGGDGLHQPNTGPAPATFQAGFEDYKALKKLAESGTYKLHRGTKNGDAWLFDGKTLWTYDDPTVLRAKTKYVQDRGLGGAMVWSLDGDTADGEAIRAIDRGLDD, translated from the coding sequence ATGCGTCGAAGAATCCTCGCCAGGCTGGCCATAGCCACCTGCGCCGCGTCTCTTCCGGTTTCCCTGATGGTCACGGCTCCCGCCTCGGCCGACACCAGCAGCTCGCAGAAGGACAAGAAGAACCAGCCCGATCTCAGGCGGATCGGGTACTTCACCCAATGGGGTGTCTACGGCCGGGACTTCCAGGTCCAGGACCTCGACAAGAGCGGCGCCGCGGCGCGGCTCACCCACATCAACTACGCCTTCGGGAACGTCAATCCCGAGGGCAAGTGCTTCATCGAGAGCATCCCGGGCGAGGGCGACCCGTGGGCGGACTACGTCCGGCCCATCGACGCCGCGAACTCGGTCGACGGCGTCGCGGACAACGACACCCAGCGCCTCGCGGGCAACTTCAACCAGCTCGCCGAGCTGAAGAAGAAGCACCCCGGCCTCAAGGTCATGATCTCGCTCGGCGGCTGGAGCTGGTCCACCCACTTCTCGAACGCGGTCAGCACCCCGGCCAAGCGCACGGCACTGGTCAAGTCCTGCGTCGACCTGTACATCAAGGGCAACCTGCCCGTGGACGGCGCCCGCGGCGGCGAGGGCGCGGCGGCCGGTGTCTTCGACGGCATCGACGTGGACTGGGAGTGGCCGGGCTCCTCCGGCGACGACGACACGCCTTACACCCCCGCGGACAAGAAGAACTTCACCGCGCTGATCAGCGAGTTCCGTACCGAGCTGGACGCGTACGCGAAGTCGCAGAAGAAGCGCCAGCGCTACGAGCTGTCGGCGTACGTGCCGACCGCCCCGGCGAAGATCGACGCGGGCTTCGAGGTCCGCAAGATCATGCGCGACTTCGACTTCGTGAACCTCCAGGGCTACGACTTCCACGTGTCCGGCGAGAGGACCACGAACCAGCAGTCGGCGCTCTACGCCAAGAACGACTTCAGCGTGCACCAGACGGTCAACGACTGGCTGCGGCGCGGCGCTCCCGCCCACAAGCTGGTCGTCGGGATGCCGCTCTACGGACAGGGCTGGACCGGGGTCACCGGCGGCGGCGACGGTCTCCACCAGCCGAACACGGGCCCGGCGCCCGCGACCTTCCAGGCCGGTTTCGAGGACTACAAGGCCCTGAAGAAGCTGGCCGAGTCCGGTACGTACAAGCTCCACCGCGGCACGAAGAACGGCGACGCCTGGCTGTTCGACGGCAAGACGCTGTGGACGTACGACGACCCGACCGTCCTGCGCGCCAAGACCAAGTACGTCCAGGACCGGGGCCTCGGCGGGGCCATGGTCTGGTCGCTCGACGGCGACACCGCCGACGGTGAGGCGATCCGCGCGATCGACCGGGGTCTCGACGACTGA
- a CDS encoding S28 family serine protease codes for MRAPTRRRLLTSAASAASAAGLAAAPVRAAERKPVGTVDPMDALRALPGLRVIEERPGAEPGYRFFVLGLRQPVDHGAPGAGTFEQRLTLLHTAAHRPTVLFSTGYEVPLVPRRTEPAVLLGGNQIGVEHRFFGTSRPAAPGFETLTIRQAAADHHRVVRLFRRLYPGAWISTGGSKGGTASVYHRRFHPHDVDGTVAYSAPNNVDDREDSAYVRFLEHVGTAAARDALRTVQREMLLRRGHLVARYETWAAATGDTFRVIGSADKALETAVLRVPFMFWQRHTAEDAAGVPGPDASTDALYAWLERTAALPAYADSTARDFIPYWYQLGTQLGYLDVPTAHLDGLLRYPDAVEPRSFVPRDIPMRFDTEAMPDIDSWVRRRASRLLFVNGTQDPSVAEPFRTGRGDARVLWVPGGNHHVTIADLSPGDRAEAVTALRRWGAGGRGRGSRDE; via the coding sequence ATGCGCGCCCCCACGAGACGACGTCTGCTCACCTCCGCCGCGTCGGCGGCCTCGGCGGCCGGCCTGGCCGCGGCCCCCGTGCGGGCCGCGGAGCGGAAGCCCGTAGGCACCGTTGATCCGATGGACGCCCTGCGGGCGCTGCCAGGCCTGCGTGTCATCGAGGAACGGCCGGGCGCCGAGCCCGGCTACCGCTTCTTCGTGCTCGGGCTGCGCCAGCCGGTCGACCACGGCGCGCCCGGGGCCGGGACCTTCGAGCAGCGGCTGACCCTGCTCCATACCGCCGCCCACCGCCCGACCGTCCTGTTCAGCACGGGATACGAAGTGCCGCTCGTGCCACGGCGGACCGAACCGGCTGTCCTGCTCGGCGGCAATCAGATCGGTGTGGAGCACCGCTTCTTCGGCACCTCGCGTCCGGCGGCTCCCGGTTTCGAGACGTTGACGATCCGGCAGGCCGCCGCGGATCATCACCGTGTGGTGCGCCTCTTCCGCCGCCTTTACCCGGGTGCGTGGATCTCCACCGGCGGCAGCAAGGGCGGTACGGCCAGCGTGTACCACCGCCGCTTCCACCCGCACGACGTGGACGGGACCGTCGCCTACTCCGCCCCGAACAATGTCGACGACCGCGAGGACTCCGCCTATGTGCGGTTCCTGGAGCATGTGGGCACCGCCGCAGCCCGTGACGCGCTCAGGACGGTCCAGCGGGAGATGCTGCTGCGCCGCGGCCACCTGGTCGCCCGCTACGAGACCTGGGCCGCCGCCACCGGCGACACCTTCCGCGTCATCGGCAGCGCCGACAAGGCACTGGAGACCGCGGTGCTACGGGTGCCGTTCATGTTCTGGCAGCGCCACACCGCCGAGGACGCCGCGGGCGTCCCGGGCCCCGACGCCTCCACCGACGCGCTGTACGCATGGCTGGAGCGGACCGCCGCCCTGCCCGCCTACGCGGACTCCACGGCGAGGGACTTCATCCCCTACTGGTACCAACTCGGCACACAGCTCGGCTATCTCGACGTACCCACCGCCCATCTGGACGGACTGCTGCGCTACCCGGACGCCGTCGAGCCCCGCAGTTTCGTGCCGCGGGACATCCCGATGCGGTTCGACACCGAGGCCATGCCCGACATCGACAGCTGGGTGCGGCGGCGCGCCTCCCGGCTGCTCTTCGTCAACGGCACCCAGGACCCTTCCGTCGCGGAGCCCTTCCGGACCGGCCGGGGCGACGCGCGCGTGCTGTGGGTGCCGGGCGGCAACCACCACGTCACGATCGCGGATCTGTCGCCCGGCGACCGCGCGGAGGCCGTCACCGCACTGCGCCGGTGGGGCGCGGGCGGGCGAGGCCGGGGTTCGCGGGACGAGTGA
- a CDS encoding SgcJ/EcaC family oxidoreductase: protein MNATSMDDRTRAAETEAIEQVVAEIQYAQRNELPDRFAALFRHDAIWTTGHGKRLIGRDEIAEFTRKVLPGSSKHGLGTYEVVHILFVRPDVAAVKVRQRYVTPDGELIESEGEGTPLHVMSKEDGRWVLTASQNTQVFAE from the coding sequence ATGAACGCGACGAGCATGGACGACAGGACCCGCGCGGCCGAGACCGAGGCGATCGAGCAGGTCGTCGCCGAGATCCAGTACGCGCAGCGCAACGAACTCCCCGACAGATTCGCTGCCTTGTTCCGCCATGACGCGATCTGGACGACGGGCCACGGCAAACGGCTCATCGGACGGGACGAGATCGCGGAGTTCACCCGCAAAGTGCTTCCCGGCTCGTCGAAGCACGGATTGGGTACCTATGAGGTGGTGCACATCCTGTTCGTCCGCCCCGATGTCGCCGCGGTCAAGGTCCGCCAGCGGTACGTCACCCCGGACGGCGAGCTCATCGAGAGCGAAGGTGAGGGCACCCCGCTCCATGTGATGTCCAAGGAGGACGGTCGCTGGGTCCTGACGGCCAGTCAGAACACCCAGGTCTTCGCCGAGTAG
- a CDS encoding S1 family peptidase, protein MKHQRIPKRKAAVAGAAVVALGTAAVLLPNAGATQSGPDTPALRQFTPPAASELSARLADRLGQNFGGAYYDSDERRVVVNVAGNDDTAADQVRAAGAVVRSVEHSVTELKAASSTLKAEATIPGTSWAVDPVTNEIRVTADRTVKGADWDRLKATVAGLGADMARIERAAGEFTPFASGGDAILGGGARCSLGFNVTTRDGAPGFLTAGHCGVATARWTEANGTPLGTIQEATFPGSGDLAVASYDDPAAQAPSVVAVGQGRTVAIRQALDATVGQEVSRMGSTTGLHEGRVTGLNATVNYAEGTVSGLVQTDVCAEPGDSGGPLFTRDGGAVGLTSGGSGDCAGGGITFFQPVTTALTAFGATLGDGGSGQQPPTDPAPPQDGTTTPPEDGAPGEDDD, encoded by the coding sequence TTGAAACACCAACGCATACCCAAGCGCAAGGCGGCTGTGGCGGGCGCCGCTGTCGTCGCCCTCGGCACCGCGGCCGTCCTCCTGCCGAACGCCGGTGCGACGCAGAGCGGCCCGGACACCCCGGCCCTGCGGCAGTTCACCCCGCCGGCCGCCTCCGAACTCTCCGCGCGGCTCGCCGACCGGCTGGGCCAGAACTTCGGCGGCGCCTACTACGACAGCGACGAGCGGCGTGTCGTCGTGAATGTCGCCGGTAACGACGACACGGCCGCGGACCAGGTCCGCGCGGCCGGAGCCGTCGTCCGCAGCGTCGAGCACAGCGTCACCGAACTGAAGGCCGCCTCCAGCACCCTCAAGGCCGAGGCCACCATCCCGGGAACGTCCTGGGCCGTCGACCCCGTCACCAACGAGATCCGGGTCACCGCCGACCGGACCGTCAAGGGCGCCGACTGGGACCGGCTGAAGGCCACCGTCGCCGGACTCGGCGCGGACATGGCCCGGATCGAACGGGCCGCCGGTGAGTTCACCCCCTTCGCCTCGGGCGGTGACGCCATCCTCGGCGGCGGCGCGCGCTGTTCACTCGGCTTCAACGTCACCACCCGCGACGGCGCCCCCGGCTTCCTCACCGCGGGCCACTGCGGGGTCGCCACCGCCCGCTGGACCGAGGCCAACGGCACCCCGCTCGGCACGATCCAGGAGGCGACCTTCCCCGGCTCCGGGGACCTCGCCGTCGCGTCGTACGACGACCCGGCGGCCCAGGCGCCGAGCGTGGTCGCCGTGGGCCAGGGCCGGACCGTCGCGATCCGCCAGGCTCTCGACGCGACCGTCGGCCAGGAGGTCTCCCGGATGGGCAGCACCACCGGGCTGCACGAGGGGCGGGTCACCGGTCTGAACGCCACCGTCAACTACGCCGAGGGCACCGTCAGCGGACTCGTGCAGACCGATGTGTGTGCCGAACCCGGCGACAGCGGCGGCCCGTTGTTCACCCGTGACGGCGGAGCCGTCGGTCTGACCTCCGGCGGCAGCGGCGACTGCGCGGGCGGCGGCATCACCTTCTTCCAGCCCGTCACCACCGCGCTGACCGCCTTCGGCGCGACCCTCGGCGACGGCGGCAGTGGCCAGCAGCCGCCCACCGACCCAGCGCCCCCGCAGGACGGCACCACGACCCCGCCCGAGGACGGCGCGCCGGGTGAGGACGACGACTGA
- a CDS encoding Clp protease N-terminal domain-containing protein: MTEAQHIKPPVRLDDLIDAIKTAHPDTLEQLTSAVVAADHLGEVADHLIGHFVDQARRGGASWSDIGRSMGVTRQAAQKRFVPKNPGEPPALDPGQGFSRFTVPARNVVTVAHNDARAADNDQVGTVHLILGLITEPRSLGTRAITAQGVGLDALKEAARAALPPAAEDVPDLVPYDAGAKKALELTFREALRLGHNYVGTEHLLLALLEFEDGRGVLSAAGVAKAAAEEFVVTELEAVRG; this comes from the coding sequence ATGACCGAAGCGCAGCACATCAAGCCACCCGTCCGCCTCGACGATCTGATCGACGCCATCAAGACCGCGCATCCCGACACCCTCGAACAGCTCACCAGCGCGGTAGTCGCCGCTGACCATCTCGGTGAGGTGGCCGACCATTTGATCGGCCACTTCGTGGACCAGGCCCGCCGGGGCGGAGCGTCCTGGAGCGACATCGGCAGGAGCATGGGGGTCACCCGCCAGGCCGCCCAGAAGCGGTTCGTGCCCAAGAATCCGGGGGAGCCCCCGGCCCTGGACCCCGGTCAGGGCTTCAGCCGCTTCACCGTCCCCGCGCGCAATGTCGTCACGGTCGCCCACAACGACGCCAGGGCCGCCGACAACGACCAGGTCGGCACCGTCCATCTGATCCTGGGGCTGATCACCGAACCGCGATCCCTCGGAACCCGCGCGATCACCGCGCAGGGCGTCGGCCTCGACGCCCTCAAGGAGGCCGCCAGGGCCGCCCTGCCGCCCGCGGCCGAGGACGTACCGGACCTGGTGCCGTACGACGCCGGGGCGAAGAAGGCGCTGGAACTGACCTTCCGTGAGGCGCTGCGGCTCGGTCACAACTACGTCGGCACCGAGCATCTCCTGCTCGCCCTGCTGGAGTTCGAGGACGGCCGGGGCGTGCTCTCCGCCGCGGGGGTCGCCAAGGCCGCGGCGGAGGAGTTCGTCGTCACCGAACTGGAAGCCGTACGGGGATGA
- the crcB gene encoding fluoride efflux transporter CrcB gives MDWLLVIVGAAVGAPSRYLTDRAVRTRHDSLFPWGTFVVNVAGCLMLGVLTGAVLAGAVGSRTYLLLGTGLCGALTTYSTFSYETLRLAEEGAGVRAALNAVGSVAAGVGAAFAGAAAGSALWG, from the coding sequence GTGGACTGGCTGCTGGTGATCGTGGGGGCGGCGGTCGGCGCGCCGTCGCGGTACCTCACGGACCGCGCGGTCCGCACCCGGCACGACTCGCTGTTCCCCTGGGGCACCTTCGTGGTCAACGTGGCGGGCTGTCTGATGCTCGGGGTGCTGACGGGCGCGGTGCTGGCCGGGGCGGTCGGTTCGCGGACGTATCTGCTGCTCGGCACCGGTCTGTGCGGGGCGCTCACCACGTACTCGACCTTCTCCTACGAGACGCTGAGGCTGGCGGAGGAGGGCGCCGGGGTCCGCGCGGCCCTGAACGCGGTGGGCAGTGTGGCCGCCGGGGTGGGGGCGGCGTTCGCGGGCGCGGCGGCCGGATCGGCGCTGTGGGGATGA
- the crcB gene encoding fluoride efflux transporter CrcB: protein MTEPPVPPPGGPPAPASARPREPVDPDVPGGAGRAPDGQWPVLGAVAVGGALGASARYGAVLLWPTTEGDFPWTTLGVNAVGCALIGVLMAALAAARAPHTLLRPFLGTGVLGGFTTFSAYALDVRQLVHHGRPGPAVWALVLTPVVALAAVWAAARVTRRTLRRRAG from the coding sequence GTGACCGAGCCGCCCGTGCCGCCGCCGGGTGGGCCGCCCGCACCGGCTTCCGCAAGACCCCGCGAACCGGTCGACCCCGATGTGCCCGGCGGCGCCGGACGGGCGCCGGACGGGCAGTGGCCCGTGCTCGGGGCCGTGGCGGTCGGCGGGGCGCTCGGGGCGAGCGCCCGGTACGGGGCGGTGCTGCTGTGGCCGACCACCGAAGGGGACTTCCCCTGGACCACGTTGGGTGTCAACGCGGTCGGATGCGCCCTGATCGGGGTGCTCATGGCCGCGCTCGCCGCCGCCCGGGCCCCGCATACGCTGCTCCGGCCGTTCCTGGGTACGGGCGTGCTCGGCGGGTTCACCACCTTCTCGGCCTACGCCCTCGATGTGCGGCAGCTCGTCCACCACGGACGGCCGGGTCCGGCCGTCTGGGCGCTCGTCCTCACCCCGGTCGTCGCGTTGGCAGCGGTCTGGGCGGCGGCCCGGGTCACCCGCCGGACGCTGCGCCGGAGGGCCGGATGA
- a CDS encoding MIP/aquaporin family protein, which translates to MTKRGWRNSMAGELSAEFAGTFILILFGCGVVAQVVAAGIGDHDSIAWAWGLGVTLGVYVAARISGAHINPAVTLALAVFKGFSWRKVLPYALAQTLGAFLAALLVRWNYSEVLAMADPGHTFKTQIVFSTLPGNGSLPISEWGALRDQIIGTAILLFVIFAVTDLLNTPPGANLGPLIIGLLVVAIGMAWGTDAGYAINPARDLGPRFASYITGYHDAWRDQYGNIYFWVPIVGPLVGGVLGAAAYRFLISPFLTEADAKPQEPGRVPAPDGES; encoded by the coding sequence ATGACGAAACGTGGGTGGCGGAACAGTATGGCCGGGGAGCTCTCGGCCGAGTTCGCCGGAACCTTCATCCTCATCCTCTTCGGATGCGGAGTGGTCGCGCAGGTGGTCGCCGCCGGTATCGGTGACCACGACAGCATCGCCTGGGCCTGGGGCCTCGGCGTGACACTCGGTGTGTACGTGGCGGCCCGGATCAGCGGCGCCCACATCAACCCCGCGGTGACGCTGGCGCTCGCGGTGTTCAAGGGCTTCTCGTGGCGCAAGGTGCTCCCGTACGCGCTCGCGCAGACACTGGGTGCCTTTCTCGCCGCGCTGCTCGTCCGCTGGAACTACAGCGAAGTCCTGGCCATGGCGGACCCGGGGCACACCTTCAAGACCCAGATCGTCTTCTCGACCCTGCCCGGCAACGGCAGCCTCCCGATCAGTGAGTGGGGGGCCCTGCGGGACCAGATCATCGGTACGGCGATCCTCCTGTTCGTCATCTTCGCGGTGACCGACCTCCTCAACACACCGCCGGGCGCCAACCTCGGACCGCTGATCATCGGTCTGCTGGTGGTCGCCATCGGGATGGCGTGGGGCACCGACGCGGGCTACGCCATCAACCCGGCCCGTGACCTCGGCCCCCGGTTCGCCAGCTACATCACCGGCTATCACGACGCATGGCGAGATCAATACGGCAACATCTACTTCTGGGTGCCGATCGTCGGACCGCTCGTCGGCGGTGTGCTGGGGGCCGCGGCCTACCGCTTCCTCATCAGCCCGTTCCTGACGGAGGCCGACGCGAAACCGCAGGAACCCGGCCGGGTACCCGCGCCGGACGGCGAGAGCTGA
- the ku gene encoding non-homologous end joining protein Ku — MPRPVWSGAITFGLVTIPVKVVPATENHSISFHQYHRTDMARVRVKKVCETDGRTLSVDEIGRGFQTPDGDTIEITEDELDAIPLPTAKAIEISGFVPAASIDPIRIGEGYYLEGAGQVAAKPYVLLRKALERNAKVAVAKFAWHGRERLGLLRVKDDVLVLHAMKWPDEVRSPDALVPGDVEVGEREIEAAVTLVDSMPATEPSAFKDEYREALEQVIAAKSSGTAPPEAVPDEEPGGEVLDLMSALRQSLERTHGEEAPAGREATVHELPRRSARRGSAKGATGDGAARGTSKKAAAKKAPAKKAAAKKAPTKKAAAEKAPAKKSGAAKGAAKKVRSPASTAKKSAKKSASASTTKRNTRTDKSA, encoded by the coding sequence ATGCCGCGTCCCGTATGGTCGGGGGCCATCACCTTCGGCCTGGTCACGATCCCGGTCAAGGTGGTGCCCGCCACCGAGAACCACAGCATCTCCTTCCATCAGTACCACCGCACGGACATGGCCCGGGTCCGGGTCAAGAAGGTGTGCGAGACGGACGGCCGGACCCTCTCCGTGGACGAGATCGGCCGGGGTTTCCAGACCCCCGACGGCGACACGATCGAGATCACCGAGGACGAGCTCGACGCCATCCCGCTGCCCACCGCGAAGGCCATCGAGATCTCCGGGTTCGTGCCCGCCGCGAGCATCGACCCGATCCGGATCGGTGAGGGCTACTACCTGGAGGGCGCCGGACAGGTCGCGGCGAAGCCGTACGTCCTGCTGCGCAAGGCGCTCGAACGCAATGCCAAGGTCGCCGTCGCCAAGTTCGCCTGGCACGGCCGGGAACGGCTCGGGCTGCTGCGGGTGAAGGACGATGTCCTGGTGCTGCACGCCATGAAGTGGCCCGACGAGGTGCGGTCCCCCGACGCGCTGGTGCCCGGTGACGTCGAGGTCGGCGAACGGGAGATCGAGGCCGCCGTCACCCTGGTCGACAGCATGCCCGCGACCGAGCCCTCGGCGTTCAAGGACGAGTACCGCGAAGCGCTGGAACAGGTCATCGCCGCGAAGTCCTCCGGCACCGCACCGCCCGAGGCCGTGCCGGACGAGGAGCCCGGCGGCGAGGTGCTCGATCTGATGTCGGCCCTGCGGCAGTCCCTCGAACGGACCCATGGCGAGGAGGCCCCCGCGGGCCGCGAGGCCACCGTCCATGAACTGCCCCGCAGGTCGGCCCGGCGAGGCAGCGCGAAGGGCGCGACGGGGGACGGGGCCGCTCGGGGTACGTCGAAGAAGGCCGCCGCCAAGAAGGCACCCGCGAAGAAGGCCGCCGCCAAGAAAGCACCCACGAAGAAGGCGGCTGCTGAGAAGGCGCCCGCGAAGAAGTCGGGTGCGGCCAAGGGTGCGGCGAAGAAGGTCCGGAGTCCGGCGAGCACCGCGAAGAAGTCGGCGAAGAAGTCGGCGTCCGCGTCCACCACGAAACGGAACACCCGGACCGACAAGTCGGCGTGA
- a CDS encoding TetR/AcrR family transcriptional regulator gives MTPAGRRVLAAAERLFYDRGIHAVGVDLIAAEAGVTKKTLYDRFGSKDQLVVEYLADRDERWRAYLLDRLGAAAPADRLRTVFDASAAWMTEHSPRGCGMVNARAEISDPGHPALAVISGQKRWMLDLFTRLVHEGGGAGTGRRADAVARSVMLLHEGALVAHGLGLFPDPIGHAGARAVELAGPPGRGR, from the coding sequence ATGACGCCCGCCGGGCGCCGCGTACTGGCCGCGGCCGAGCGCCTCTTCTACGACCGGGGCATCCACGCGGTCGGCGTCGACCTCATCGCGGCCGAGGCCGGAGTCACCAAGAAGACCCTGTACGACCGCTTCGGCTCCAAGGACCAGCTCGTCGTGGAGTACCTCGCCGACCGGGACGAACGCTGGCGCGCCTACCTTCTGGACCGGCTCGGCGCCGCCGCGCCCGCCGACCGGCTGCGGACCGTCTTCGACGCGTCCGCCGCCTGGATGACCGAGCACAGCCCGCGCGGCTGCGGCATGGTCAACGCGCGCGCCGAGATCAGCGACCCCGGGCATCCGGCGCTCGCCGTGATCAGCGGTCAGAAGCGCTGGATGCTGGATCTCTTCACCCGGCTGGTCCACGAGGGCGGCGGCGCCGGAACGGGACGGCGGGCCGACGCGGTGGCCCGCTCGGTGATGCTGCTCCACGAGGGCGCTCTGGTCGCCCATGGACTGGGGCTCTTCCCCGACCCGATCGGCCACGCGGGCGCCCGGGCGGTCGAACTGGCGGGGCCGCCCGGACGGGGACGGTGA
- a CDS encoding DMT family transporter codes for MNVLLSAALVVCWSSGFIGAKLGAGTAPVLTVLMWRFVPLALLLFAFAALRARGAWRGLTAREAAREIVIGALSQSGYVLAVYYAIQLGVSSGTTALIDGIQPLVAGALAGPLLREYVSGRQWAGLCLGVAGAGLVAAADAAGTTAPWWAYAIPVLGMLSLVAATVLEARSPTRVAPAVSMTLHTGTSAVLCAAAALVSGSAVPPADPDFWAATLWLAAVATLGAYGLYWLMLRRVGVTRVNTLMFLMAPVTVVWGALAFGEPLGPWTVAGLAVGLIAVAVVQYGAPPPRPAAVAPRRHRGGRATGTRVPGRG; via the coding sequence GTGAACGTCCTGCTCTCGGCGGCATTGGTGGTGTGCTGGAGTTCCGGGTTCATCGGGGCGAAGCTCGGGGCGGGGACCGCTCCCGTGCTGACGGTGCTGATGTGGCGGTTCGTGCCGCTGGCCCTGCTGCTGTTCGCGTTCGCCGCGCTGCGGGCGCGGGGCGCCTGGCGCGGACTGACCGCGCGGGAGGCCGCCCGCGAGATCGTGATCGGCGCGCTGTCCCAGAGCGGGTACGTCCTGGCGGTGTACTACGCCATCCAGCTGGGCGTCTCCAGCGGGACGACGGCGCTGATCGACGGCATCCAGCCACTGGTCGCCGGAGCGCTGGCCGGACCGCTGCTGCGGGAGTACGTGTCGGGGCGGCAGTGGGCGGGACTGTGCCTGGGGGTCGCGGGTGCGGGGCTGGTGGCCGCGGCCGACGCGGCGGGGACCACGGCGCCGTGGTGGGCGTACGCGATACCGGTGCTCGGCATGCTGTCCCTGGTGGCGGCGACCGTGCTGGAGGCCCGCTCCCCCACCCGGGTCGCCCCGGCGGTGTCGATGACGCTGCACACCGGGACCAGCGCGGTGCTCTGCGCGGCGGCGGCGCTCGTGAGCGGTTCCGCCGTCCCGCCGGCCGACCCGGACTTCTGGGCGGCGACGCTCTGGCTCGCGGCCGTCGCGACACTCGGCGCGTACGGGCTGTACTGGCTGATGCTGCGGCGGGTGGGTGTCACCCGGGTCAACACCCTGATGTTCCTGATGGCTCCGGTGACGGTCGTATGGGGCGCCCTCGCGTTCGGTGAGCCGCTGGGCCCCTGGACGGTGGCGGGGCTGGCCGTCGGACTGATCGCCGTGGCCGTGGTCCAGTACGGCGCGCCCCCGCCGCGACCGGCGGCGGTGGCCCCGCGTCGGCATCGGGGCGGACGCGCGACGGGGACCCGTGTCCCGGGCCGGGGGTGA
- a CDS encoding GNAT family N-acetyltransferase: MTWKDDERQVLTGADGIPVMTYVRGERAGLPCADLAEVTGPGAVPAVLAGMPGWAVSGGVELGRALLAEGARVLRHAHGMRRELTGDLPPLAPFPAGPDGPPSVVPYDRDPRALLPAWRAAFGPGHPDHHPGGDEEAFRERLAPLLGGRVLGPVLPCSALAVDGGDRVVAGVIVTDREGQPWIADVFREPGPRYAGVGDALLRHVLADAAARGLDSLELAVTDGNPARRRYETLGFRLTGTYLTVIVPGAVPD, translated from the coding sequence GTGACGTGGAAAGACGACGAACGGCAGGTGCTCACCGGTGCCGACGGCATACCGGTGATGACCTATGTCAGGGGTGAACGCGCGGGGCTCCCCTGCGCGGATCTCGCGGAGGTGACCGGCCCCGGCGCCGTACCGGCGGTGCTGGCCGGTATGCCCGGCTGGGCCGTGTCCGGCGGGGTGGAACTGGGGCGGGCGCTGCTCGCCGAGGGCGCGCGGGTGCTGCGGCACGCCCACGGGATGCGCCGCGAGCTGACGGGGGATCTGCCACCCTTGGCCCCTTTCCCGGCGGGCCCGGACGGCCCGCCGTCGGTGGTGCCGTACGACCGGGACCCGCGCGCGCTGCTGCCCGCCTGGCGTGCCGCGTTCGGCCCGGGACACCCCGACCACCATCCGGGCGGGGACGAGGAGGCGTTCCGGGAACGGCTGGCGCCGCTGCTCGGCGGACGGGTGCTCGGGCCGGTGCTGCCGTGCAGCGCGCTCGCCGTGGACGGCGGCGACCGGGTGGTCGCGGGCGTCATCGTCACGGACCGCGAGGGCCAGCCATGGATCGCGGACGTGTTCCGGGAGCCCGGTCCCCGCTACGCCGGGGTGGGCGACGCGCTGCTGCGGCATGTGCTCGCGGACGCCGCCGCGCGGGGGCTGGACTCCCTCGAACTCGCGGTGACCGACGGCAATCCGGCGCGCCGCCGCTACGAGACCCTCGGTTTCCGTCTCACCGGCACCTATCTCACCGTGATCGTCCCCGGCGCGGTGCCGGACTGA